The segment TGGACACCGCCACAATCGGCAGCTTGGGGGCCAACTCTTTGATGGCTGCGAGCATCAAGAGACAGTCAAGTCCCGATGTCTCCAGATCCAAAATCAGGAGATCGGCATCCACCACCTCGGCCGCCGCCAGCGCTTGTAGCCCGCACTCACAGATTGTGAGCCTGAACCCTGCGCCGTCGAACACCCGCGAGGCGGCATTCACCAGTTCTGAGCGATTGGAACACACGATTACATGAATAGTCATCAATCTACCTTTGCCTAGTCTTTAGTCAGAGAAAAGGCAAATCTCGTGCCATCTGTCACTGGCGGCGAACTTGGACGTGTTCTCCATAACTAAATATAAACACGAGATCAAACGGTGTCGAGCGAAGGGCTACTCAGCGAGAAGCTGAACTGAGGGGTAG is part of the Candidatus Methylomirabilis lanthanidiphila genome and harbors:
- a CDS encoding acetoacetate metabolism regulatory protein AtoC, whose translation is MTIHVIVCSNRSELVNAASRVFDGAGFRLTICECGLQALAAAEVVDADLLILDLETSGLDCLLMLAAIKELAPKLPIVAVSTRPQIDARVVSHKGVSYVTLPSTSAGTMEEVLAGLAQTEWTRCVSESTSTS